The Microbacterium sp. LWO12-1.2 genome includes a window with the following:
- a CDS encoding iron chelate uptake ABC transporter family permease subunit — MKSTAVTTPPRYAGRLFDVKLLIGVLVVAALLGLSLFTGVYDIAGADDGAEMFQITRVPRTIALVLAGAAMAMAGLVMQLLTQNRFVEPTTTGTTEWAGLGLLVVMVLVPHPSIPLRMVGAIVAAFIGTMVFFAFLRRVSLTSSLIVPIVGIMLGSVVGAVSTYFALVTDSLQSLGVWFAGSFTSVLRGQYEMLWIVALVGVVVFIVADRLTIAGLGEEIATNVGVNYNRIILLGTILIAITTGVVTVVVGNLPFLGLIVPNIVSMVRGDDLRSNLPWVCLLGIAIVTVCDIIGRTIIMPFEVPVSLILGIVGAVVFILLLLRQRRRG; from the coding sequence ATGAAATCCACTGCTGTCACCACGCCCCCGCGATACGCGGGGCGCCTTTTCGACGTGAAGCTGCTCATCGGCGTGCTCGTCGTCGCTGCACTCCTCGGGCTGTCCCTGTTCACCGGGGTCTACGACATCGCCGGTGCCGACGACGGCGCCGAGATGTTCCAGATCACTCGCGTCCCGCGCACGATCGCCCTCGTGCTGGCGGGGGCCGCGATGGCCATGGCCGGTCTCGTGATGCAGCTGCTTACCCAGAACCGGTTCGTCGAACCGACCACCACGGGTACGACCGAGTGGGCGGGTCTCGGACTGCTCGTCGTCATGGTGCTCGTGCCGCATCCGTCGATTCCTCTGCGGATGGTGGGTGCGATCGTCGCCGCCTTCATCGGGACGATGGTGTTCTTCGCGTTCCTGCGCCGCGTCTCGCTCACGTCCTCGCTCATCGTCCCGATCGTCGGCATCATGCTCGGGTCAGTGGTCGGGGCCGTATCGACCTACTTCGCCCTGGTCACCGACTCACTCCAGAGCCTCGGGGTCTGGTTCGCGGGGAGCTTCACCTCGGTGCTCCGAGGCCAGTACGAGATGCTGTGGATCGTCGCCCTGGTCGGCGTCGTGGTGTTCATCGTCGCTGACCGACTGACGATCGCCGGGCTCGGGGAGGAGATCGCGACCAACGTCGGCGTGAACTACAACCGCATCATCCTGCTGGGCACCATCCTCATCGCGATCACCACGGGCGTCGTGACCGTCGTGGTCGGAAACCTGCCCTTCCTGGGGCTCATCGTCCCCAACATCGTCTCGATGGTGCGTGGAGACGATCTGCGCAGCAACCTGCCCTGGGTGTGTCTGCTCGGCATCGCGATCGTCACGGTCTGCGACATCATCGGACGCACGATCATCATGCCGTTCGAAGTGCCGGTGTCGCTGATCCTGGGGATCGTGGGTGCAGTCGTATTCATCCTTCTTCTTCTGAGGCAGCGTCGTCGTGGCTAG
- a CDS encoding DUF7507 domain-containing protein, with amino-acid sequence MARSAHRPSHAPEGRPRSRRRRVAGLAVTALAVGAVAIPGGLLGAPAAQAADAIDCSAIYAMNSTNGAGSTLWSIDTDTGAQAKVGEFTPGANANSTFNGLGVGVTPEAPAGQAYAMRSDTWTLNEAGAFETFDFATGTTTSVNVTRLPATWTTTQSHGAADPQSSRYLHGNANGGVLTIDSRDIATGERQGRFRVNFGANPAPGPNGDIALDRAGNMYIVMSGANDAAIYVLDANDVAPAATEPYPTARARMIQTFTVADAGGVGVNGIAFDRDGYLNVSTGLELIRVNPMSGDVTSRVTFSESGVVDLASCSAPSHLTLEKDFPEGRESGDDTDQVRLTMSGSGLENLQAFTTGTDAGVQSARLTAPVLPGAVITIGESGTGADPTRYQSSWSCVDGTTGARIASGAGTSGEVTVPPSGSDVSMRCTFTNTPRGEGAIALTKSADVSHAQNGDLVTYSFDLTNIGTSDLSDVTVDETGFTGVGTLSAVDCPSTPLSLTVGETATCTATYSLQQGDVDRGSVENSATAAGTTPTGVRVVSPPSSATVLSVQSPALAIVKSTDAEWFADGSTLDYLFLVTNTGNVTLTDVRVDETAFTGNGTVSAVDCPAGSAAALAPGQSMTCTATYAVEEADLVLDTIDNTALAAGSAPDGGSVESDPSTATTPRGEVALDPEVTEPEVTEPEVTDPQVPEAKDTDTAQADGALAATGLDTTGTLIAGAVALALLTLGTVLLVRRAARRHQA; translated from the coding sequence ATGGCACGTTCAGCCCATCGCCCCTCGCACGCGCCGGAAGGAAGGCCTCGCTCCCGCCGCCGCAGGGTCGCCGGTCTCGCCGTCACGGCACTCGCTGTCGGAGCCGTCGCGATCCCCGGTGGCCTCCTCGGCGCTCCCGCGGCGCAGGCGGCCGACGCGATCGACTGCTCCGCCATCTACGCGATGAACTCGACCAACGGTGCCGGAAGCACGCTGTGGAGCATCGACACCGACACCGGTGCGCAGGCCAAGGTGGGCGAGTTCACCCCCGGCGCCAACGCGAACTCGACGTTCAACGGACTCGGCGTCGGCGTCACGCCCGAAGCCCCTGCCGGGCAGGCGTACGCCATGCGCTCCGACACCTGGACGTTGAACGAGGCCGGCGCCTTCGAGACGTTCGACTTCGCGACCGGGACCACCACCAGCGTGAACGTCACCCGTCTGCCCGCCACCTGGACCACGACGCAGTCCCACGGCGCCGCGGATCCGCAGAGCTCCCGCTACCTCCACGGCAACGCCAATGGGGGCGTCCTGACGATCGACAGCCGTGACATCGCCACGGGCGAGCGACAAGGGCGCTTCCGAGTGAACTTCGGCGCGAACCCGGCTCCCGGCCCGAACGGAGACATCGCCCTCGACCGCGCGGGCAACATGTACATCGTGATGAGCGGCGCCAACGACGCAGCCATCTACGTGCTGGACGCGAACGACGTCGCGCCTGCCGCGACGGAGCCGTACCCGACCGCTCGCGCTCGGATGATCCAGACCTTCACGGTCGCCGATGCCGGCGGCGTCGGCGTCAACGGGATCGCCTTCGATCGCGACGGTTACCTCAACGTCAGCACCGGACTCGAGCTCATCCGGGTCAACCCGATGTCAGGCGACGTGACGAGCCGCGTGACCTTCTCCGAGTCAGGCGTCGTCGACCTGGCGTCGTGCTCCGCTCCGAGCCATCTGACGCTGGAGAAGGATTTCCCCGAGGGCCGTGAATCCGGTGATGACACCGACCAGGTACGGCTGACGATGTCGGGATCGGGGCTGGAGAACCTCCAGGCCTTCACTACCGGCACTGATGCGGGTGTGCAGAGCGCACGCCTCACCGCCCCCGTGCTCCCCGGCGCGGTGATCACCATCGGGGAGTCCGGCACGGGCGCGGACCCGACCAGGTACCAGTCGTCATGGAGCTGTGTCGACGGAACCACCGGGGCCCGGATCGCCTCGGGCGCCGGGACCAGCGGAGAGGTCACCGTTCCCCCGAGCGGTTCCGATGTGAGCATGCGGTGCACCTTCACGAACACCCCGCGCGGCGAGGGCGCGATCGCGCTGACGAAGTCGGCGGACGTGTCGCACGCGCAGAACGGTGACCTGGTCACCTACTCGTTCGATCTCACCAACATCGGCACCTCCGACCTGAGCGACGTGACGGTGGATGAGACCGGCTTCACCGGTGTCGGCACGCTCTCGGCCGTCGACTGCCCGTCGACCCCGCTCTCGCTCACCGTGGGCGAGACAGCGACCTGCACGGCGACGTACTCGCTGCAGCAGGGCGACGTCGACCGTGGATCAGTGGAGAACTCCGCGACCGCGGCCGGTACCACGCCCACCGGCGTCCGCGTCGTCTCGCCCCCGTCATCGGCGACTGTGCTCTCGGTGCAGTCACCCGCGCTGGCGATCGTGAAGTCGACCGACGCCGAGTGGTTCGCGGACGGCAGCACGCTCGACTACCTGTTCCTGGTCACCAACACCGGCAACGTGACGCTCACGGACGTCCGCGTCGACGAGACGGCGTTCACGGGGAACGGCACCGTGTCGGCGGTCGACTGCCCCGCGGGATCCGCCGCAGCTCTCGCACCCGGACAGTCGATGACGTGCACCGCCACCTACGCGGTCGAAGAGGCCGACCTCGTCCTCGACACGATCGACAACACCGCGCTGGCGGCCGGGAGCGCCCCGGACGGCGGATCCGTCGAATCGGACCCGTCGACCGCAACCACTCCCCGCGGCGAGGTCGCGCTCGACCCCGAAGTGACCGAGCCGGAGGTGACCGAGCCCGAAGTGACCGACCCGCAGGTACCTGAGGCAAAGGACACCGACACCGCGCAGGCGGACGGCGCCCTCGCCGCTACCGGCCTCGACACCACCGGCACTCTCATCGCCGGCGCCGTGGCCCTTGCTCTCCTGACACTGGGGACCGTGTTGCTCGTGCGACGCGCCGCCCGCAGACACCAGGCCTGA
- a CDS encoding siderophore-interacting protein — protein MSETKSDFTIERRGLELRFRTVTLTAREWLAPDFVRVRLSGEDLAGFDSPGADDHMRLFFPSGPVDSIEELRSAPSREYTPLAWGDDWLDVEFAVHGDQGVAAPWAATAPLGSSIGVGGPRGSAVLTGAPGSWLLVGDETAIPAIRRFAALIAPDDPARIVIETVSAGREIDIDAPVTVEWLHRGEAPAGSALVSFLESLAPGDMVGDDPFVFIAAEQGIVKPGRALLARWAIDPAKAVIKGYWKRGESEYHAPH, from the coding sequence ATGAGCGAGACGAAATCCGATTTCACGATCGAGCGCCGCGGCCTGGAGCTGCGCTTCCGCACCGTCACCCTGACCGCGCGCGAGTGGCTCGCTCCCGACTTCGTCCGCGTGCGCCTCAGCGGCGAGGATCTCGCCGGGTTCGATTCTCCCGGCGCCGACGACCACATGCGCCTGTTCTTCCCATCGGGACCGGTGGACTCGATCGAGGAGCTGCGGTCCGCTCCGAGCCGGGAGTACACCCCTCTCGCCTGGGGCGACGACTGGCTCGACGTGGAGTTCGCGGTGCACGGCGACCAGGGCGTCGCGGCGCCCTGGGCGGCGACCGCTCCCCTCGGCTCCTCCATCGGCGTCGGCGGGCCACGAGGCTCCGCGGTGCTCACCGGTGCTCCCGGTTCCTGGCTTCTGGTCGGCGACGAGACCGCGATCCCCGCGATCCGCCGCTTCGCCGCCCTCATCGCACCCGACGACCCGGCGCGGATCGTCATCGAGACCGTCTCGGCCGGGCGGGAGATCGACATCGATGCCCCTGTCACGGTCGAGTGGCTGCACCGGGGCGAGGCGCCCGCCGGCTCCGCACTCGTCTCCTTCCTCGAATCCCTCGCGCCCGGAGACATGGTGGGCGACGATCCGTTCGTGTTCATCGCCGCCGAGCAGGGGATCGTCAAGCCGGGGCGCGCTCTGCTCGCACGATGGGCGATCGACCCCGCGAAGGCCGTGATCAAGGGCTACTGGAAGCGCGGCGAGTCCGAGTACCACGCCCCGCACTGA
- a CDS encoding helix-turn-helix transcriptional regulator yields the protein MFVRTDDLTTALRLITAGSCVSIVGPDGSGRSMLLREIAATLEQRGYPTTQIVGVESLRARPFEALDLAGEVPTGSSMPGARLMVTAMAERAAGRRSVLLVDDAPFVDEESWGVIAAVHARTGATIVTTSAAPREGGTKRLHAIVSQAAELRLRPLTFEAVSDLVHEQLGGAVDTGLVGRVYTRSAGIPSLAVAMITAARTFGHIASVDGTWTMTGELWHDSMSGAVEHLLAHADADELEAIEILALAGVLDIDTAEELVGRHLIESLEAASLLLSIEPFGRLSVTVTPPLISDYFQNRPNSVRRSRILRTIQDQFRRAGGPASRTDLLPGSAADASLEPDAAEMALVRLIRDRHAAQLSARRRAWERDPGVDTATNYLFTLFDGKHDPEVALQVFDRTPTVVGDGGARAMFRILQARWHALAAGETASALAILTAAAADQPRYETMLEVWATHLRIISTGVTPALIDRLATLTGRDATTADSIASVHSTALILRGRAESAHDLLRHADDTSTKIGRVLALLRGWALLGRGDVAEAHDWAVTHIEQSRVELDLENLRGHTYLAAVSGISLGRFRTAEIHLGRFLALGEPGLGQEGSQMGALALAAMLAARAGRLSSATSLAAQAAATGVAIGPWPGMVAALPDITFRLLDGDTVGAEQEIRAQMTALEARGYLLAAGMLRVLTAGFGAHPREAGETDAAMSTLEGTLVAPMLDMHAAIVHEDHRELERLGAWFAAQERLDHAVLAYEQGRDIALRRGEDASADRLTAALVGLRARRDPLDTVPVVGRSRTPADLSNREREVARLAAHGQSNQEIAEHLGISTRTVESHLLKTFRKLRVSGRAELAEFSWL from the coding sequence ATGTTCGTCCGCACTGACGATCTCACCACGGCGCTGAGACTCATCACCGCGGGCTCCTGCGTCAGCATCGTCGGGCCGGACGGAAGCGGACGATCGATGCTGTTGCGCGAGATCGCCGCGACCCTGGAGCAACGCGGCTACCCGACCACGCAGATCGTCGGCGTCGAATCGCTCCGCGCCCGCCCTTTCGAAGCACTCGATCTCGCGGGTGAAGTGCCGACTGGATCGTCGATGCCAGGCGCCAGACTGATGGTCACCGCGATGGCCGAGCGCGCTGCCGGCCGACGGTCCGTGCTGCTGGTCGATGACGCCCCGTTCGTCGACGAGGAGTCGTGGGGCGTGATCGCCGCCGTGCACGCGCGCACGGGGGCCACGATCGTCACGACCTCGGCCGCACCCCGCGAGGGCGGGACCAAGAGACTGCATGCGATCGTGAGCCAGGCGGCCGAGCTGCGTCTGCGGCCGCTGACATTCGAGGCGGTCTCGGATCTCGTGCACGAGCAGCTCGGCGGCGCGGTCGACACCGGCCTGGTGGGACGCGTGTACACCCGTTCGGCTGGCATCCCCAGCCTCGCGGTGGCGATGATCACCGCCGCCCGCACGTTCGGCCACATCGCTTCCGTCGACGGCACGTGGACGATGACCGGCGAGCTCTGGCACGATTCGATGTCCGGGGCGGTCGAACATCTCCTGGCGCATGCGGATGCGGATGAGCTCGAAGCCATCGAGATCCTGGCGCTCGCCGGCGTGCTCGACATCGACACAGCGGAAGAGCTCGTCGGCCGCCACCTCATCGAATCGCTCGAGGCCGCGAGCCTGCTGCTGAGCATCGAGCCATTCGGCCGTCTCTCGGTCACGGTGACACCACCCCTCATCTCCGACTACTTCCAGAACCGTCCCAACTCCGTGCGCCGCAGTCGCATCCTGCGGACGATCCAGGATCAGTTCCGTCGCGCCGGCGGACCGGCCTCGCGCACCGATCTCCTCCCCGGGAGCGCGGCAGACGCCTCGCTCGAACCGGATGCCGCCGAGATGGCGCTGGTCCGACTCATCAGGGACCGCCACGCCGCCCAGCTCTCGGCCCGGCGGCGCGCCTGGGAGCGAGACCCCGGCGTCGACACGGCGACCAACTACCTGTTCACCCTGTTCGACGGGAAGCACGACCCCGAAGTAGCACTGCAGGTGTTCGACCGCACTCCCACCGTCGTCGGCGACGGCGGAGCGCGCGCCATGTTCCGCATCCTCCAAGCGCGGTGGCACGCGCTCGCCGCCGGTGAGACCGCCTCAGCGCTCGCCATCCTGACGGCAGCGGCAGCTGATCAGCCCCGATACGAGACGATGCTCGAGGTCTGGGCGACCCACTTGCGGATCATCAGCACCGGGGTGACGCCGGCGCTGATCGACCGGCTCGCAACGCTCACCGGTCGGGATGCCACGACGGCCGACTCGATCGCCTCGGTGCATTCCACGGCGCTCATCCTGCGCGGTCGCGCCGAATCGGCGCACGATCTTCTCCGGCACGCGGATGACACCTCCACGAAGATCGGGCGCGTGCTCGCTCTGCTGCGGGGCTGGGCTCTGCTCGGTCGAGGCGACGTCGCCGAGGCGCACGACTGGGCGGTGACCCACATCGAGCAGAGCCGCGTCGAGCTCGACCTCGAGAATCTGCGTGGGCACACCTATCTGGCAGCCGTGTCCGGGATCAGTCTCGGACGATTCCGCACCGCAGAGATCCACCTCGGGCGGTTCCTCGCGCTCGGCGAGCCGGGCTTGGGGCAGGAGGGGAGCCAGATGGGCGCATTGGCCCTGGCAGCGATGCTCGCCGCCAGGGCAGGGCGGCTCAGTTCGGCGACGTCGCTCGCCGCGCAGGCTGCGGCCACCGGCGTCGCGATCGGTCCGTGGCCGGGGATGGTGGCCGCGCTCCCCGACATCACCTTCCGTCTTCTGGACGGCGACACGGTCGGCGCCGAGCAGGAGATCCGTGCGCAGATGACCGCCCTGGAGGCACGCGGCTATCTGCTCGCCGCAGGCATGCTGCGTGTGCTGACCGCGGGCTTCGGCGCGCACCCTCGTGAGGCTGGCGAGACGGATGCCGCTATGAGCACGCTCGAAGGCACCCTCGTCGCGCCGATGCTCGACATGCACGCCGCCATCGTGCACGAGGACCATCGAGAACTGGAGCGCCTGGGGGCGTGGTTCGCGGCACAGGAGCGTCTCGACCACGCGGTGCTGGCCTACGAGCAGGGACGCGACATCGCGCTGAGGCGTGGAGAGGACGCATCCGCCGATCGCCTCACGGCGGCCCTCGTCGGGCTGCGCGCACGCCGCGACCCCCTCGATACGGTGCCGGTCGTCGGGCGTTCCCGCACTCCCGCAGATCTGTCGAACCGAGAGCGCGAGGTCGCGCGTCTCGCCGCCCATGGGCAGTCGAATCAGGAGATCGCCGAGCATCTGGGGATCAGCACGCGGACGGTGGAGAGTCACCTGCTCAAGACCTTCCGCAAGCTCCGGGTCTCCGGGCGCGCGGAACTGGCGGAGTTCTCCTGGCTGTAA
- a CDS encoding VOC family protein yields MALLDHLGITVADLERGRAQFDPILTALGYQSGGENDHSISWHNGDETEMILYTWDEDSTPHRHGRVGWQHLAWAVDSRDEVDRLHAIALDAGWTAVRDPKEYPRYSDRYYASFVEDDDGIRIEFMYNPPRDPA; encoded by the coding sequence ATGGCTCTTCTCGATCACCTGGGCATCACCGTCGCCGACCTCGAGCGCGGGCGTGCGCAGTTCGACCCGATCCTCACCGCGCTCGGCTATCAGAGCGGCGGCGAGAACGACCACTCGATCTCGTGGCACAACGGCGATGAGACCGAGATGATCCTCTACACATGGGACGAGGACTCCACCCCGCATCGGCACGGCCGAGTCGGCTGGCAGCATCTGGCGTGGGCCGTGGACTCCCGCGACGAGGTCGATCGCCTGCATGCGATCGCTCTGGATGCCGGGTGGACCGCCGTGCGCGATCCGAAGGAGTACCCCCGCTACAGCGACCGGTACTACGCCTCATTCGTCGAGGATGACGACGGCATCCGCATCGAGTTCATGTACAACCCGCCGCGCGATCCGGCTTGA
- a CDS encoding iron chelate uptake ABC transporter family permease subunit: MASPVATDARSAGSFTTAHARRRYAVVLGTLIVAAAVFGFGVLAWDNPMPVGSDGFWRIAKHRATSVTVMAVVAVAQAVATVAFQTVTNNRIITPSIMGFESLYRVVQTSTVYLFGVAGLVAIQGIWQFGLQVAIMVGLAMALYGWLLSGRYGNLQIMLLIGIIIGGGLGAISTFMQRLLTPSEFDVLAARLFGNVSNADASYLPLAIPLCVGAAVLLWMRARRLNLMALGPDTARSLGLDHRRELFIVLFLVAVLMATSTALVGPMTFLGFLVATLAYQFADTHDHRLIFPVAVLTAFTILAGAYFVMKNVFYAQGMVSILIELVGGTVFLIVILRKGRL, encoded by the coding sequence GTGGCTAGCCCCGTGGCGACGGACGCGCGTTCGGCCGGGTCGTTCACGACGGCGCACGCCCGGCGGCGCTACGCCGTCGTGCTCGGCACACTGATCGTCGCCGCCGCGGTATTCGGCTTCGGCGTTCTCGCGTGGGACAACCCGATGCCGGTCGGTTCCGACGGTTTCTGGCGCATCGCGAAGCATCGCGCCACGAGCGTGACGGTCATGGCCGTGGTCGCCGTCGCCCAGGCGGTGGCGACGGTCGCCTTCCAGACCGTCACCAACAACCGGATCATCACGCCCTCGATCATGGGCTTCGAGTCGCTGTATCGGGTGGTGCAGACCTCGACCGTGTACCTCTTCGGAGTGGCGGGACTCGTCGCGATCCAGGGCATCTGGCAGTTCGGACTGCAGGTCGCGATCATGGTCGGCCTCGCCATGGCGCTGTATGGATGGCTGCTGTCCGGGCGGTACGGGAACCTGCAGATCATGCTGCTGATCGGGATCATCATCGGGGGAGGGCTCGGCGCCATCTCCACCTTCATGCAGCGTCTGCTCACCCCCAGCGAGTTCGACGTACTCGCCGCACGGCTCTTCGGCAACGTGTCGAACGCCGACGCCTCATACCTGCCCCTGGCGATACCGCTGTGCGTCGGCGCCGCGGTGCTGCTGTGGATGCGTGCGCGGCGGCTGAACCTCATGGCGCTCGGCCCCGACACCGCCCGTTCGCTCGGCCTGGACCACCGCAGGGAGCTGTTCATCGTGCTGTTCCTGGTCGCGGTGCTGATGGCGACCTCGACCGCACTGGTCGGACCCATGACGTTCCTGGGCTTCCTGGTGGCGACATTGGCCTACCAGTTCGCCGACACGCACGACCATCGCCTGATCTTCCCTGTGGCCGTGCTCACGGCGTTCACGATCCTCGCCGGCGCGTACTTCGTGATGAAGAACGTCTTCTACGCGCAGGGCATGGTGTCGATTCTGATCGAGCTCGTCGGCGGCACCGTCTTCCTCATCGTCATCCTCAGAAAGGGCCGACTGTGA
- a CDS encoding siderophore ABC transporter substrate-binding protein gives MSMPRTLSATGVGLVGLLALSGCATGGTAEPEQSQAAAASVTIEDNTGEHEIATPPASVVALDNRTFQTLSDWGVELSAGAVALMPDTVSYVKDDAIVDVGLHSEPDLEAIVAVEPDLIISGQRFTQHNTAIADLVPDATIIDLEPREGEPFDEELTRQVTVLGEIFGKQDEAKKLVDDFHAAVERAKAAYDDADTVMAVNTSGGAIGYLAPTVGRSLGPVYDILGLTPALEVADATDDHQGDDISVEAIAASNPDWILVLDRDAVFADETPDYVQAAEILENSEALAGVTAVKDEQIVYMPTDTYLNEGIQTYTTFFNDLADALEKSAGN, from the coding sequence ATGTCCATGCCCAGAACTCTCAGCGCCACAGGCGTCGGCCTCGTCGGCCTTCTCGCCCTCTCCGGCTGCGCCACCGGCGGCACCGCCGAACCGGAGCAGTCGCAAGCCGCAGCGGCATCCGTCACCATCGAGGACAACACCGGTGAGCACGAGATCGCGACGCCGCCGGCATCCGTCGTGGCCCTCGACAACCGCACGTTCCAGACCCTCTCGGACTGGGGTGTGGAGCTGTCGGCCGGGGCGGTCGCCCTGATGCCCGACACCGTGTCGTATGTGAAGGACGACGCGATCGTGGATGTCGGTCTGCACAGCGAGCCGGACCTGGAGGCCATCGTCGCCGTCGAGCCCGACCTGATCATCAGCGGCCAGCGCTTCACTCAGCACAACACGGCGATCGCCGACCTCGTGCCCGACGCGACGATCATCGATCTCGAACCGCGCGAGGGCGAGCCCTTCGACGAGGAGCTCACCCGTCAGGTCACCGTGCTCGGAGAGATCTTCGGCAAGCAGGACGAGGCGAAGAAGCTGGTCGACGACTTCCACGCTGCCGTCGAGCGCGCGAAAGCCGCCTACGACGACGCCGACACCGTGATGGCGGTGAACACCTCGGGCGGAGCCATCGGCTACCTGGCGCCGACCGTGGGGCGTTCGCTCGGACCGGTCTACGACATCCTCGGACTCACGCCCGCCCTCGAAGTCGCTGACGCGACCGACGACCACCAGGGCGATGACATCTCGGTCGAGGCGATCGCCGCCTCGAACCCCGACTGGATCCTGGTGCTCGACCGCGACGCCGTGTTCGCCGACGAGACCCCCGACTACGTGCAGGCCGCGGAGATCCTCGAGAACTCCGAGGCGCTCGCCGGCGTCACGGCGGTCAAGGACGAGCAGATCGTCTACATGCCCACCGACACGTACCTGAACGAAGGCATCCAGACCTACACGACCTTCTTCAACGACCTCGCCGACGCACTCGAGAAGAGCGCGGGCAACTGA
- a CDS encoding RtcB family protein: MERLSARLLSWASLIDEKTLDQAHTTARMPFIHPHLALMPDAHLGKGATVGSVIPTLGAIIPAAVGVDIGCGMIAVRTQFTRSDLDGRDLAELREQIERAIPLSAGRYNKKIVATAEPRVAELEDLAARHEFDPEKYAGNWRLQLGTLGSGNHFIEVSVDELDRVWLFLHSGSRGVGNKIAGHHIGVAQKLCRQWWIDLPDPDLAYLVEGTPEFTRYIRELRWAQHFALLNREEMMDRVIRQVSEFLGTAVDEKERINCHHNFTESEKHFGTQVWVSRKGAIQADAGRPGLIPGSMGTASYVVEGLGDPQSLNSSPHGAGREYSRSSARKTFTHEQLREAMTGIEFRDTDAFIDEIPQAYKPIDQVMADAASLVTIRHTLRQLVNVKGD, encoded by the coding sequence ATGGAGAGGCTCTCCGCACGGCTGCTGTCGTGGGCGTCGCTGATCGACGAGAAGACACTCGATCAGGCGCACACCACGGCCCGCATGCCGTTCATCCACCCGCACCTGGCGCTGATGCCGGATGCACACCTCGGCAAGGGGGCGACGGTCGGCTCGGTCATCCCGACGCTCGGCGCGATCATCCCCGCGGCCGTCGGCGTCGACATCGGCTGCGGCATGATCGCGGTCCGCACGCAGTTCACGAGGAGCGACCTCGACGGGCGCGACCTCGCGGAACTCCGGGAGCAGATCGAGCGCGCCATCCCGCTGTCGGCCGGCCGGTACAACAAGAAGATCGTCGCGACCGCGGAGCCGCGCGTCGCCGAGCTCGAGGACCTGGCCGCGAGGCACGAGTTCGACCCCGAGAAGTACGCGGGGAACTGGCGCCTGCAGCTGGGGACGCTCGGCTCCGGCAACCACTTCATCGAGGTTTCGGTCGACGAGCTCGACCGGGTGTGGCTGTTCCTGCACTCGGGTTCGCGCGGCGTCGGCAACAAGATCGCGGGACACCACATCGGTGTCGCACAGAAGCTGTGCAGACAGTGGTGGATCGACCTCCCCGACCCCGACCTGGCGTACCTGGTCGAGGGCACCCCGGAGTTCACCCGGTACATCAGAGAGCTGCGGTGGGCTCAGCACTTCGCGTTGCTCAACCGCGAGGAGATGATGGACCGGGTCATCCGTCAGGTGTCGGAGTTCCTCGGCACGGCGGTCGACGAGAAGGAGCGCATCAACTGCCACCACAACTTCACCGAGTCGGAGAAGCACTTCGGCACGCAGGTGTGGGTGTCGCGCAAGGGAGCGATCCAGGCGGACGCCGGTCGGCCGGGGCTCATCCCCGGGTCGATGGGCACCGCGTCGTACGTCGTGGAGGGCCTCGGCGACCCGCAGTCGCTGAACTCCTCGCCGCACGGTGCTGGACGCGAGTACTCCCGGTCGTCCGCGCGGAAGACGTTCACGCATGAGCAGCTGCGGGAGGCGATGACCGGAATCGAGTTCCGTGACACGGACGCGTTCATCGACGAGATCCCGCAGGCCTACAAGCCGATCGACCAGGTGATGGCGGATGCCGCGAGCCTGGTGACCATCCGGCACACGCTGCGCCAGCTGGTCAACGTGAAGGGCGACTGA